One window of Rhinolophus ferrumequinum isolate MPI-CBG mRhiFer1 chromosome 26, mRhiFer1_v1.p, whole genome shotgun sequence genomic DNA carries:
- the CRYGN gene encoding LOW QUALITY PROTEIN: gamma-crystallin N (The sequence of the model RefSeq protein was modified relative to this genomic sequence to represent the inferred CDS: inserted 3 bases in 2 codons; deleted 1 base in 1 codon) codes for MAQSSGKITLYEGKHXTGRELEVFGDCDNFQGRGLMNWVKSIRVEGGAWVCFHHPDFQSSGSQQFILQHGDYPDFFRWNGHKDHMGSCRPVGMHGXHFCLAIFEGCSFAGQCLQFEDDCPFLQSQGWAKNCVNAIKVYGDGAWVLGEEPNDHGRMSLVERGHFCSFSSWAAHSAHPVPLQACQLARPEPGEAQERARSFLPLRLGTMENKRHQSGESRPE; via the exons ATGGCGCAGTCCTCTGGGAAG ATCACTCTGTACGAGGGCAAGC TCACGGGGCGGGAGCTGGAGGTCTTTGGGGACTGTGACAACTTCCAGGGCCGGGGCTTGATGAACTGGGTGAAGTCCATCCGTGTGGAGGGCGGAGCCTGGGTCTGCTTCCACCACCCTGACTTCCAG AGTTCAGGAAGCCAGCAGTTCATCCTGCAGCATGGCGACTACCCCGACTTCTTCCGCTGGAATGGCCACAAGGACCACATGGGCTCCTGTCGGCCTGTGGGAATG CATGG GCATTTCTGCCTAGCAATCTTCGAGGGCTGCAGTTTCGCTGGCCAGTGCTTGCAGTTCGAGGACGACTGTCCCTTCCTTCAGAGTCAGGGCTGGGCCAAGAACTGTGTCAACGCCATCAAGGTGTATGGGGACGGAGC GTGGGTCCTGGGCGAGGAGCCCAACGACCATGGCCGCATGTCCCTGGTGGAGCGGGGGCACTTCTGCAGCTTCTCCTCCTGGGCGGCCCACAGCGCACATCCAGTCCCTCTGCAGGCTTGTCAGCTTGCTAGGCCAGAGCCAGGAGAGGCCCAGGAGAGGGCCAGGTCCTTCCTGCCCCTGAGACTGGGGACCATGGAGAATAAACGTCATCAAAGTGGAGAGAGCCGGCCTGAGTGA